A window from Marinagarivorans cellulosilyticus encodes these proteins:
- a CDS encoding YbgA family protein, whose protein sequence is MNDEKGQKIPIGISACLLGEEVRYNGGHKRSVFCIRDLAPYFDYQPVCPEVAIGLGIPRPAIRLQGDFDAPRVVGSGDNTIDVTDELSRYSVDQAGMGAELSGFIFMKNSPSCGLYSAKVYTDKGVHPKKRSGIFAAELVKANPNLPVEEEGRLNDPVLRESFIARVFVYHEIRMQAKEGKSAAKLVALHSRLKYFVMSYGNPIYKKLGQLVANAGVGDIDHVWDEYVSELMAGTRKAPNHKGHSNVLYHLLGYLNEEVSGPFRQELVDAIEEYRQRQVPLAVPMKLLGHYLDHYASDYIRQQFYLRPHPRALGLRNAL, encoded by the coding sequence ATGAATGATGAAAAAGGGCAAAAAATACCAATAGGTATATCGGCATGTTTATTAGGTGAGGAAGTAAGGTACAACGGCGGGCACAAGCGTTCGGTATTTTGCATCCGCGATTTGGCGCCTTATTTCGACTACCAACCCGTTTGCCCTGAAGTGGCGATTGGTTTAGGTATTCCTCGCCCAGCTATCCGCCTACAGGGCGACTTTGATGCTCCGCGTGTTGTAGGCAGTGGCGACAATACTATTGATGTTACTGATGAATTAAGTCGCTACAGCGTTGACCAAGCGGGAATGGGCGCCGAATTAAGTGGCTTTATCTTCATGAAAAACTCTCCCAGCTGTGGCTTGTACAGTGCCAAGGTGTATACCGATAAGGGCGTCCACCCGAAAAAACGCTCGGGTATCTTTGCTGCTGAGTTGGTGAAGGCTAATCCTAATTTGCCCGTCGAGGAAGAGGGGCGTTTGAACGACCCTGTTCTACGTGAAAGCTTTATAGCGCGCGTCTTTGTATACCACGAAATACGTATGCAGGCTAAAGAGGGGAAAAGCGCAGCTAAGCTGGTGGCCCTGCATTCACGTTTGAAATATTTTGTTATGTCTTATGGCAACCCCATTTATAAAAAACTCGGGCAGTTAGTGGCGAATGCGGGGGTTGGTGATATTGATCATGTTTGGGATGAGTATGTCAGTGAGCTAATGGCGGGCACGCGCAAAGCCCCCAACCATAAAGGGCATAGTAATGTTTTGTATCACCTATTGGGGTATTTGAATGAGGAGGTGTCTGGGCCTTTTCGGCAAGAGCTAGTTGATGCCATTGAGGAGTATCGCCAGCGTCAGGTGCCATTGGCTGTTCCTATGAAGTTGTTGGGGCATTATTTGGATCATTATGCGAGCGATTATATTCGGCAGCAATTTTATCTGCGGCCACATCCGCGGGCGCTTGGTTTAAGAAATGCACTGTAA